A window of Euwallacea similis isolate ESF13 chromosome 10, ESF131.1, whole genome shotgun sequence contains these coding sequences:
- the angel gene encoding protein angel isoform X1 produces the protein MVWIVPRISLSLLLPKQSLKYLSIPTLNPEKSLSNPGNTVHISNTICIEMDGPHDYAFLNDLNFRRARSEENIHFSSPHNFRFPSGFVCEERYFSSFTEAHSPFQETQFGSSSVQNGGYYTCIPQQSLYRNFEFGQNITPHNFLMHNRNVQNIQQRYFVKRSDNAAAVANNQGEITEILKVLSKRYWQEVNRQKKNSAKHSFEFLLMSYNVLAQDLLDEHPYLYRFHNPKALNWELRWKNLFNEIKTMRPDVLCLQEVQHSHLKSYFSKLETLGYEGLYKKRTGIRCDGCAIYYKTDRLTLVEYETVEFYQPNVSVLNRDNIAIIAKFCPRRSPSKQFVVATTHLLYNPRRQDVRLAQTQLLLTEVERLSFYFNTKGMPKYWPIIITGDFNSTPDSVVYELITKGFLKYDHLAKNKMHQAESPRHGSVLVPSRLEITDSCQHASLLQRREKNEDVSRTEELALIRLHHSDKNVVKVSSKTVIDLDLFSSGTLTHLFALKSAYQHGLREDPEGTTFHDEWITVDYIFYSGKKRGDKVDDHKLNLLSTYRLPLKSELGCMSTPNSLMGSDHLSLVAKFDLKV, from the exons ATGGTATGGATTGTACCTCGGATCAGTCTCAGTCTACTCCTG cctAAACAATCCCTCAAATACTTGTCAATACCCACATTAAATCCAGAAAAATCACTATCAAATCCAGGCAATACGGTTCATATCTCCAATACAATTTGTATAGAAATGGATGGTCCCCATGACTATGCTTTTTTGAATGATTTGAATTTTCGCCGAGCGAGGAGTGAagaaaatatccattttaG TTCACCTCACAATTTTCGGTTTCCCTCTGGTTTTGTATGTGAGGAACGGTATTTCTCAAGTTTCACTGAGGCACATAGTCCATTCCAAGAAACCCAGTTTGGAAGTTCATCAGTACAAAACGGTGGCTATTATACGTGCATACCACAGCAATCACTGtatagaaattttgaatttggcCAGAATATCACACCTCACAATTTCCTAATGCATAATCGCAACGTCCAAAACATACAACAAAG atattttgttaAGAGAAGTGATAATGCGGCAGCTGTAGCAAACAATCAAGGAGAGATTACTGAGATTTTAAAG GTGCTTTCCAAAAGATACTGGCAAGAGGTGAATCGCCAGAAAAAGAATTCAGCTAAACACAGTTTTGAGTTTCTCTTAATGTCTTACAATGTTCTGGCTCAAGATCTACTAGATGAGCACCCATATTTGTACAGATTCCACAACCCTAAAGCCCTCAATTGGGAGCTTAGATGGAAGAATTTGTTCAACGAAATCAAAACTATGAGGCCAGATGTTTTATGTTTGCAGGAAGTGCAGCATTCTCACCTTAAAAGCTATTTTAG TAAGCTGGAAACGTTGGGATATGAAGGACTATACAAGAAACGCACAGGAATTCGCTGTGATGGTTGTGCCATTTATTACAAAACTGACAGACTGACTTTAGTTGAATATGAAACCGTCGAATTTTATCAGCCGAACGTTTCGGTATTGAATAGGGACAATATTGCCATTATTGCGAAGTTTTGCCCTCGGCGGAGCCCTAGCAAGCAGTTTGTAG TCGCAACCACTCATTTATTGTACAACCCGCGAAGACAAGATGTTCGGTTGGCCCAAACTCAGCTACTGCTCACCGAAGTTGAGCGTTTGAGTTTCTATTTTAATACCAAGGGAATGCCCAAGTATTGGCCGATAATCATTACCGGGGATTTTAATTCCACCCCCGATTCAGTAGTATATGAGCTGATAACCAAAggttttcttaaatatgaccACTTAGCCAAAAATAAGATGCATCAGGCGGAGTCGCCGCGGCATGGGAGTGTTTTGG TACCCAGCCGCTTAGAAATAACCGACTCGTGCCAACACGCAAGTTTATTACAacgaagagaaaaaaatgaagatgTTTCTAGAACCGAGGAATTGGCTCTTATTAGACTTCACCACAGCGATAAAAACGTAGTTAAAGTCAGTTCGAAAACTGTCATAGATCTGGACTTATTTTCGTCTGGAACATTAACTCATTTGTTTGCTTTGAAATCGGCTTATCAGCATGGATTGCGAGAGGATCCAGAAG gCACGACTTTTCATGACGAATGGATAACAGTGGATTATATCTTCTACAGTGGCAAGAAACGGGGCGATAAAGTGGACGACCACAAGTTGAACTTGCTGTCAACTTATCGGTTGCCGCTAAAGAGCGAATTGGGGTGTATGAGCACCCCGAATAGCCTAATGGGGTCCGATCATTTAAGCTTGGTTGCCAAGTTTGACTTGAAAGTATAA
- the angel gene encoding protein angel isoform X2 codes for MDGPHDYAFLNDLNFRRARSEENIHFSSPHNFRFPSGFVCEERYFSSFTEAHSPFQETQFGSSSVQNGGYYTCIPQQSLYRNFEFGQNITPHNFLMHNRNVQNIQQRYFVKRSDNAAAVANNQGEITEILKVLSKRYWQEVNRQKKNSAKHSFEFLLMSYNVLAQDLLDEHPYLYRFHNPKALNWELRWKNLFNEIKTMRPDVLCLQEVQHSHLKSYFSKLETLGYEGLYKKRTGIRCDGCAIYYKTDRLTLVEYETVEFYQPNVSVLNRDNIAIIAKFCPRRSPSKQFVVATTHLLYNPRRQDVRLAQTQLLLTEVERLSFYFNTKGMPKYWPIIITGDFNSTPDSVVYELITKGFLKYDHLAKNKMHQAESPRHGSVLVPSRLEITDSCQHASLLQRREKNEDVSRTEELALIRLHHSDKNVVKVSSKTVIDLDLFSSGTLTHLFALKSAYQHGLREDPEGTTFHDEWITVDYIFYSGKKRGDKVDDHKLNLLSTYRLPLKSELGCMSTPNSLMGSDHLSLVAKFDLKV; via the exons ATGGATGGTCCCCATGACTATGCTTTTTTGAATGATTTGAATTTTCGCCGAGCGAGGAGTGAagaaaatatccattttaG TTCACCTCACAATTTTCGGTTTCCCTCTGGTTTTGTATGTGAGGAACGGTATTTCTCAAGTTTCACTGAGGCACATAGTCCATTCCAAGAAACCCAGTTTGGAAGTTCATCAGTACAAAACGGTGGCTATTATACGTGCATACCACAGCAATCACTGtatagaaattttgaatttggcCAGAATATCACACCTCACAATTTCCTAATGCATAATCGCAACGTCCAAAACATACAACAAAG atattttgttaAGAGAAGTGATAATGCGGCAGCTGTAGCAAACAATCAAGGAGAGATTACTGAGATTTTAAAG GTGCTTTCCAAAAGATACTGGCAAGAGGTGAATCGCCAGAAAAAGAATTCAGCTAAACACAGTTTTGAGTTTCTCTTAATGTCTTACAATGTTCTGGCTCAAGATCTACTAGATGAGCACCCATATTTGTACAGATTCCACAACCCTAAAGCCCTCAATTGGGAGCTTAGATGGAAGAATTTGTTCAACGAAATCAAAACTATGAGGCCAGATGTTTTATGTTTGCAGGAAGTGCAGCATTCTCACCTTAAAAGCTATTTTAG TAAGCTGGAAACGTTGGGATATGAAGGACTATACAAGAAACGCACAGGAATTCGCTGTGATGGTTGTGCCATTTATTACAAAACTGACAGACTGACTTTAGTTGAATATGAAACCGTCGAATTTTATCAGCCGAACGTTTCGGTATTGAATAGGGACAATATTGCCATTATTGCGAAGTTTTGCCCTCGGCGGAGCCCTAGCAAGCAGTTTGTAG TCGCAACCACTCATTTATTGTACAACCCGCGAAGACAAGATGTTCGGTTGGCCCAAACTCAGCTACTGCTCACCGAAGTTGAGCGTTTGAGTTTCTATTTTAATACCAAGGGAATGCCCAAGTATTGGCCGATAATCATTACCGGGGATTTTAATTCCACCCCCGATTCAGTAGTATATGAGCTGATAACCAAAggttttcttaaatatgaccACTTAGCCAAAAATAAGATGCATCAGGCGGAGTCGCCGCGGCATGGGAGTGTTTTGG TACCCAGCCGCTTAGAAATAACCGACTCGTGCCAACACGCAAGTTTATTACAacgaagagaaaaaaatgaagatgTTTCTAGAACCGAGGAATTGGCTCTTATTAGACTTCACCACAGCGATAAAAACGTAGTTAAAGTCAGTTCGAAAACTGTCATAGATCTGGACTTATTTTCGTCTGGAACATTAACTCATTTGTTTGCTTTGAAATCGGCTTATCAGCATGGATTGCGAGAGGATCCAGAAG gCACGACTTTTCATGACGAATGGATAACAGTGGATTATATCTTCTACAGTGGCAAGAAACGGGGCGATAAAGTGGACGACCACAAGTTGAACTTGCTGTCAACTTATCGGTTGCCGCTAAAGAGCGAATTGGGGTGTATGAGCACCCCGAATAGCCTAATGGGGTCCGATCATTTAAGCTTGGTTGCCAAGTTTGACTTGAAAGTATAA
- the Trh gene encoding tryptophan 5-hydroxylase 1 — protein sequence MSGSGKPLLGLWLYRSGEEWNYKEETPIGVKSQQQTPGDPKEPSASAATESEKISIIFTLKNQVGGLVRALQSFQDLGISVQHIESRPSQTAENQVDFLVDIETDSKKLEQLGRMLKREVLTMVIGSYGTGTEQFPPPTPLSAATSFDFDEMPWFPKKISELDNAQNVLMYGSELDADHPGFKDPVYRKRREQFFRIAMNYKHGQPIPKVKYTDEEIRTWGVVFRELHKLYLQHACKEYLENWPQLVKYCGYREDNIPQLQDVSVFLKRKTGFQLRPVAGYLSPRDFLSGLAFRVFHCTQYIRHSSDPFYTPEPDCCHELLGHMPLLANPSFAQFSQELGLASLGACDEDVNKLATLYFFTVEFGLCKQDGELKVYGAGLLSSVAELKHAIENADSKVKRFDPDMTAQQECIITEYQLGYWYTDSFEEAKEKMRTFAEQIQRPFGIRYNPYTQSVEVLSNAQKITAVVSELRGDLCIINSALKKISARDSTLDINRITNLLQTGLIAEDSLYNGESESKNGEETCNVRVNDN from the exons ATGAGCGGATCTGGAAAACCCCTTTTGGGCTTGTGGTTGTATCGCAGTGGTGAGGAGTGGAACTACAAAGAGGAGACTCCCATCGGTGTGAAGAGCCAACAACAG ACCCCAGGAGACCCAAAGGAACCATCCGCATCTGCAGCCACAGAATCGGAGAAAATCTCCATTATCTTCACTTTGAAGAATCAAGTTGGAGGGTTGGTGAGGGCCCTTCAATCCTTTCAAGACTTGGGCATCAGCGTCCAGCATATCGAGTCACGTCCCAGCCAAACTGCAGAAAATCAAGTGGACTTTTTGGTGGACATCGAAACCGATTCCAAGAAACTGGAACAACTGGGGCGCATGTTGAAA AGGGAAGTTCTGACCATGGTAATTGGTTCTTATGGTACCGGTACTGAGCAGTTTCCACCTCCCACTCCTCTAAGCGCAGCAACAAGTTTCG ATTTCGACGAAATGCCCTGGTTTCCGAAAAAGATCTCCGAACTCGATAACGCTCAGAATGTTCTGATGTATGGAAGCGAGCTGGATGCGGACCATCCAGGATTCAAAGACCCTGTGTATAGGAAAAGGAGGGAGCAGTTCTTTAGAATCGCGATGAATTACAAGCA CGGTCAACCTATTCCTAAGGTGAAATACACCGACGAAGAAATCCGCACGTG GGGCGTAGTCTTCCGTGAACTGCACAAACTCTACCTGCAACACGCGTGCAAAGAATACCTGGAAAATTGGCCACAGTTGGTCAAATACTGCGGTTACCGTGAGGACAATATTCCTCAGCTGCAAGACGTCAGTGTCTTCTTGAAGCGCAAAACCGGTTTTCAACTGAGGCCGGTGGCCGGATATCTGAGCCCCAGAGATTTTCTGAGTGGTCTGGCCTTCAGAGTGTTTCACTGCACTCAGTACATCAGACACTCTAGCGATCCGTTTTATACTCCCGAACC TGACTGCTGCCATGAGCTGTTGGGCCACATGCCCTTGCTGGCCAATCCCAGCTTCGCACAATTCTCCCAAGAGCTCGGATTGGCCAGTCTTGGGGCCTGCGATGAGGACGTGAACAAATTGGCGACG CTCTACTTCTTTACTGTGGAGTTCGGGCTGTGCAAGCAGGACGGGGAGCTAAAAGTGTATGGAGCAGGGTTGCTGAGCAGTGTCGCTGAGTTGAAGCATGCCATCGAGAATGCTGACTCAAAAGTTAAAAGGTTTGATCCTGATATGACTGCTCAGCAAGAGTGCATTATCACTGAGTACCAGCTGGGGTACTGGTATACGGACAGTTTTGAGGAGGCCAAGGAAAAAATGAG GACTTTCGCTGAGCAAATCCAACGCCCCTTCGGTATCCGTTACAACCCCTACACTCAATCGGTGGAAGTTCTGAGCAACGCTCAGAAAATCACCGCTGTGGTCTCAGAGCTTCGAGGCGATCTTTGTATCATCAACAGCGCCCTCAAGAAGATCAGTGCCAGAGATTCAACTTTGGATATAAACAGAATCACCAATTTGTTACAGACGGGATTGATCGCTGAGGATTCGCTTTACAACGGGGAGAGTGAGAGTAAGAATGGGGAGGAGACTTGCAATGTGAGGGTTAATGACAATTga
- the LOC136411421 gene encoding probable RNA helicase armi produces the protein MFSYILSFFRNPHPELSYEEASAILAENDELTVIESLLEVSNCDDSLDTLQKFHEISSKKENNFFTKIGAITGIKGEKFIIDTCHEFSNEDSKQYFQVGDRVSYQMLVSEGKIDIYNVTHINTWDSIVPRENVAATRVMVCKVEKREKRNVFLTPGDIKVNLDHTHVEFIPYVGDWVEVEVKYEVNEHALDLSGEIIEVNKLWPIRPHIESGKVTLWNSQENYGIINNNIFINRDSLNCGYIPVIGDEVVVEIIESEQNGCSWRALKILPKFITNRFKNVESKGNGKFELTHPGLEISDCLLNFDKLGQSETFNINLENKSKEVFKLLNLKVSENSQIALTDKLRESKEILPNSSFNVELLCTPKTIGTSNEFIEFTFESFTLGKYVNINVNLGISGRSYQKSRRVPNYNNAYSSSKQLIRGQKQRFVRFQAFKFPEYNIPKKMLDLVIQNGGAENYNVDLIEKLKVVKRSLFSNLDSTNYEEKFHALLHMDEIANLIHIRQYDQDRACFIPNKDFLMLEIENLAEKRPSIILGDRIIASDPFGNSNEEFEGNVFKVGAKHVYLKFSPMFHDMYRGEDYSVRVIPGRTSYRRLHHAVYLVARHLGRDWLFPTKVIEKNTQVEFVYEPHNKLNSANLEQITSPNSRKLLTAPELIRKAREARIKAKKEKYGSSSSLSSNGSLSDSLFDQDGNNYIDTGNEKKVLKVEWFNKKLNCVQKDTVINILKGVSRPLPYIIFGPPGTGKTVTVTESVLQVMKLVPKCRILVATPSNSAADLIALRLIDSGVLKPGNLVRLVSVNYALSDNIPLKLTPYCATGSIIKEGCADENILTQNGMTFDCSRSVLGRHKITVTTCSSAGILHTMTFPRGHFSHIFVDEAGQASEPEVMIPISFLDKCSGQIILAGDPMQLGPVIICCIAKQYGLEESYLERLTNRFPYIRDLQGFPESGGYDPRFLTKLLYNYRSLETILNLFSSLFYHGDLIPTISSTKSKEARLLNSLEPILPKTVNGEVPAIVFHGVEGKNYQTADSPSWYNPHEAAQVFYYMNEFLRLGVQASAIGIITPYVKQVREIRAILREAEFPMPKVGTVDDFQGQEFDIILLSTVRSSSDFLPCDLQHSLGFVSSPRRLNVAISRSKALLIIIGNPRLLANDIYWRTVIQYCVTNGAYIGCSFST, from the exons atgtttagttacatattatcattttttcgtAATCCTCACCCTGAACTAAGTTATGAAGAAGCCTCGGCCATTCTAGCAGAAAATGACGAGTTAACAGTGATAGAAAGCTTGCTGGAAGTTTCTAACTGTGATGATTCTTTAGATACTCTACAGAAATTCCATGAAATCTCTTCTAAAAAAGAGAATAACTTTTTCACCAAGATAGGGGCTATTACAGGTATCAAGGGTGAAAAGTTTATCATTGATACCTGccatgaattttcaaatgaagacTCGAAGCAGTATTTTCAAGTTGGAGATCGTGTCTCTTATCAGATGCTCGTTTCTGAAG GCAAAATCGATATTTACAACGTAACCCATATCAATACTTGGGACTCGATAGTACCTCGTGAGAACGTTGCAGCCACTCGCGTGATGGTCTGCAAAGTGGAAAAGCGCGAGAAAAGAAACGTTTTCCTCACTCCCGGCGACATTAAAGTGAACTTAGATCATACCCATGTTGAGTTCATCCCATACGTTGGAGACTGGGTGGAAGTTGAAGTTAAATATGAGGTCAACGAACATGCTCTTGATCTCAGCGGTGAGATTATTGAAGTCAATAAACTATGGCCTATAAGACCCCACATTGAGTCCGGAAAAGTAACTTTGTGGAATTCCCAGGAGAACTATGGGATCATTAACAATAAT ATCTTTATTAATAGAGATTCTCTGAATTGTGGATATATTCCGGTGATAGGGGACGAGGTAGTGGTGGAGATAATAGAATCAGAGCAAAACGGTTGCAGCTGGCGggctttgaaaattttacctaAGTTTATTACTAACaggtttaaaaatgttgaaagtaAAGGTAACGGGAAGTTTGAGTTGACCCATCCGGGGTTAGAGATTTCGGACTGTCTTCTCAATTTCGATAAATTGGGTCAAAGTGAGACTTTTAACATAAACTTAGAAAATAAGTCtaaagaagtatttaagttgCTTAATCTGAAAGTGTCTGAAAACTCCCAAATTGCTCTTACCGACAAATTAAGGGAATCTAAGGAAATATTGCCAAACTCAAGCTTTAACGTAGAATTGCTTTGCACTCCTAAAACAATAGGGACCAGCAATGAGTTTATTGAATTCACTTTTGAATCCTTTACACTAGGAAAATACGTTAATATTAACGTAAATTTGGGTATCAGTGGTAGGTCTTATCAGAAGAGTAGACGTGTGCCCAATTACAATAACGCTTATTCTAGTTCCAAGCAATTGATTAG AGGTCAGAAACAGAGGTTTGTACGGTTTCaagctttcaaatttcccGAATACAATATACCAAAGAAGATGTTGGATCTAGTGATTCAAAATGGGGGCGCAGAAAACTATAATGTGGACCTTATCGAGAAACTTAAAGTAGTCAAAAGGAGTCTGTTTTCTAATCTC GATTCCACCAATTACGAGGAAAAATTTCACGCCCTTCTCCACATGGACGAAATAGCAAATCTAATCCATATACGACAATACGACCAGGACCGGGCTTGTTTCATTCCAAATAAAGACTTTCTAATGCTCGAAATCGAAAATTTAGCAGAGAAGAGACCGAGCATAATTTTGGGAGACCGGATAATCGCCAGTGATCCTTTCGGAAATTCCAATGAAGAATTCGAAGGCAACGTATTTAAAGTCGGTGCTAAACATgtttacttgaaattttctcCTATGTTTCATGACATGTATCGCGGAGAAGATTACTCTGTTAGAGTAATTCCAG GTCGAACGTCGTATCGACGACTACATCACGCTGTATATTTGGTGGCCAGACACTTAGGAAGAGATTGGCTGTTTCCCACTAAAGTGATCGAAAAAAATACTCAAGTGGAATTTGTGTATGAGCCTCACAATAAGCTTAATAGTGCTAATTTAGAGCAAATCACAAGTCctaattcaagaaaattactCACAGCTCCTGAGCTCATTCGTAAGGCCCGGGAAGCCAGGATAAAGgctaagaaagaaaaatatggtaGCAGCTCTTCACTTTCGTCTAATGGAAGTTTGAGTGATTCTTTGTTTGATCAAGATGGAAATAATTATATAGATACCGGGAACGaaaaaaaggttttgaaaGTCGAATG GTTCAACAAAAAGCTCAACTGCGTGCAGAAAGACACAgtaataaacattttgaagGGGGTTTCCCGCCCACTTccttatataatttttgggCCTCCGGGAACGGGAAAAACCGTGACAGTCACCGAGAGCGTTTTACAGGTGATGAAACTGGTGCCAAAGTGCCGGATTTTAGTAGCTACACCGTCGAATAGCGCAGCTGATTTGATCGCTTTGAGACTTATTG ATTCGGGAGTCCTAAAGCCAGGAAATTTGGTACGCTTGGTCTCAGTAAATTACGCATTAAGCGATAACATCCCCCTCAAATTAACCCCCTATTGCGCCACTGGAAGTATCATCAAAGAAGGCTGCGCGGATGAGAACATTTTAACTCAGAATGGAATGACTTTCG ATTGCAGTAGATCCGTATTGGGCAGGCACAAAATTACCGTCACCACGTGTTCTTCAGCGGGAATTTTACATACCATGACCTTTCCAAGAGGGCATTTTTCGCACATTTTCGTGGACGAGGCAGGGCAGGCCTCAGAACCAGAAGTCATGATTCCTATTTCGTTTTTGGACAAATGTTCCGGACAAATTATTTTAGCCG GCGATCCCATGCAACTTGGGCCTGTGATTATTTGCTGCATAGCTAAACAATATGGTCTGGAAGAATCCTATTTGGAACGCCTCACTAACCGATTTCCCTACATCAGAGATTTACAGGGATTCCCAGAGAGCGGCGGCTACGATCCACGATTTCTCACCAAACTTCTTTATAATTATCGAAGTTTGGAGACCATTTTGAATCTTTTCAGTTCATTGTTTTACCACGGAGATCTTATTCCTACG ATTTCCTCCACTAAAAGCAAGGAGGCACGCTTGCTCAACTCTCTAGAACCAATTTTACCTAAAACAGTTAATGGGGAAGTACCAGCGATTGTTTTTCACGGAGTAGAAGGCAAGAATTATCAAACCGCGGACTCCCCGTCCTGGTACAATCCCCATGAAGCAGCCCAAGTTTTCTATTACATGAACGAGTTTCTTAGACTGGGAGTGCAGGCCTCTGCTATCGGAATTATAACTCCGTATGTTAAACAG GTGCGTGAAATCCGCGCTATTCTTCGAGAAGCTGAGTTTCCGATGCCCAAAGTGGGGACTGTTGACGATTTTCAAGGACAAGAATTTGATATCATCTTGCTGTCCACGGTGAGATCTTCAAGTGACTTCTTGCCCTGCGACTTGCAGCACAGTCTGGGCTTCGTGTCCAGTCCCAGACGCCTTAACGTTGCCATATCCCGATCGAAGGCCTTATTAATCATCATCGGCAACCCCCGATTACTAGCTAATGACATTTATTGGAGGACTGTGATTCAGTACTGCGTGACTAATGGGGCGTACATTGGGTGTTCTTTTAGTACCTAa
- the LOC136411686 gene encoding serine/threonine-protein kinase SBK1-like, translated as MNSPTKPSRLDGNGIHRIREFELEKVNLIEEFDILQIVGEGWFGKILLVEHKATDTEMVLKALPKPYTALKDFYREFHYGLNLRCHKNVISAYDVAFETAGFYVFSQEYAPLGDLTSNVSDTGIGELHTKRVAKQLSSALEYIHKNQLVHRDIKLDNILVFKSDFSRIKLCDFGETRPAGSVVLRRNEWLPYAAPEILDVNTDESYICHTSQDVWQFGIVIFVCLTGCLPWQKAASDDPRYMRYFNWQTSNLPMIRQPKLFKLVSSKAQRFFKRYLEPKEERRPRNLKDVYRHLEDRWMSKGMEKTNETLMEEEGLCPSMYSFHSSPDEKNKLLRSLTQYGLETTVDRVAKKDRIRKWIENSVITEEDDDIADIDEDEPRISLRTQPVKHSQSERRPKPRNRRPPANEKEYKPPVDPRLPLKEQKVSNGGNKPSLKMTNVLPFKNVIVHPDSQATSSDSAISSDSSTVKIENRKMGLPLDFKNGTVRRNISLR; from the exons ATGAACAGTCCAACAAAACCATCGCGATTGGATGGAAATGGCATACACAGGATAAGGGAGTTTGAACTCGAAAAG GTTAATCTAATAGAAGAGTTCGACATCTTGCAGATAGTGGGAGAAGGATGGTTTGGCAAAATCCTCTTGGTGGAACACAAGGCCACGGACACGGAGATGGTCCTGAAGGCCCTGCCCAAACCCTACACGGCCCTCAAAGACTTTTACAGGGAGTTCCACTACGGACTCAATCTGAGGTGCCATAAAAACGTGATATCGGCCTATGATGTCGCCTTCGAAACCGCTGGGTTCTATGTGTTTTCGCAGGAGTATGCTCCATTAG GTGATTTGACTTCGAACGTATCGGACACAGGCATCGGCGAGCTGCACACCAAAAGGGTGGCCAAGCAACTGTCTTCGGCCCTGGAATATATCCACAAAAACCAACTGGTGCACAGAGACATCAAGCTGGACAACATTCTAGTGTTCAAATCCGACTTTTCCAGGATAAAACTGTGCGATTTCGGCGAGACTAGACCAGCCGGATCGGTGGTTTTACGCAGGAATGAGTGGCTCCCTTACGCCGCTCCTGAAATCTTGGATGTGAACACAGACGAGAGTTATAT ATGCCACACATCCCAAGACGTGTGGCAGTTCGGAATAGTGATCTTCGTCTGCTTGACTGGCTGCTTGCCTTGGCAAAAGGCCGCTAGTGATGACCCGAGGTACATGCGCTACTTCAACTGGCAAACCAGCAACTTGCCCATGATTCGCCAGCCCAAGCTGTTCAAATTGGTGTCCTCCAAGGCTCAAAGGTTCTTCAAGAGATACTTGGAACCGAAGGAGGAGCGACGGCCAAGAAACTTAAAGGATGTTTATAG ACATCTGGAGGATAGATGGATGTCTAAAGGAATGGAGAAAACGAACGAAACTTTAATGGAAGAGGAAGGTTTGTGTCCCTCTATGTACAGCTTTCACAGCTCACcagatgaaaaaaataagctGTTGCGTTCGCTTACCCAGTACGGCCTGGAAACCACGGTGGACCGAGTCGCAAAAAAAGATCGGATAAGAAAGTGGATAGAGAATAGCGTGATCACAGAGGAAGATGACGATATCGCGGATATTGATGAAGATGAGCCAAGAATCTCCTTGAGAACTCAACCAGTGAAACACAGCCAAAGCGAGAGGAGACCTAAGCCTCGCAACAGGCGACCGCCAGCGAATGAGAAAGAGTACAAACCCCCCGTCGATCCTCGGCTACCCCTAAAGGAGCAGAAGGTCAGCAATGGCGGCAATAAACCCTCGTTGAAAATGACGAACGTCTTGccctttaaaaatgtaatcGTTCACCCTGACTCGCAAGCAACGTCTTCCGATAGTGCCATCAGCAGTGACAGCTCTACAGTAAAGATCGAAAACCGGAAAATGGGACTTCCTTTGGATTTTAAGAATGGTACAGTTAGacgaaatatttctttaaggtaa